A region of the Arenibacter antarcticus genome:
TTTGTTGTTGCATGAATTTTTGAATGGGATTGGTTACTTTGTCAATTGGATACCTCTTTTCTCCTACCATATTTTGTAATCTTTTTTTTTTGAAGCGATACAAAACTACATTATTAAAATTGTCACCCGTATTATTTCCTGTTTTTTTCGCAACTTTTAGTGTTAATTTTCCTAGTATAGCACGGACAACTGTTAAAAAGCAGAAGGGTCATGAGCTGCTAACTTATTCAACAGCATCTAATTTTAATGCGGGGTGAATTATAAGATTCTAAAAACTTCATTGTGACGTGCAAAAAGCTTTAAGGCAGAGTCGCAATAATAGGTTTGACAGAAATCTAGGAAAAGAAGACTTCATTTCTTAGAGGGTGGAGTAAATAGAAAATAATAGGGAGATTGCGTGCCAATCCTAATAAGTTGAGTTTGCCGAATAACCTCCTTTCATAAGGCTATCTCTTATATTTACGTTTGTTGTTGACCTTGTTTATAAAATAAACGCCAACCAAAACAAGGGCTAGGACTGGAAAAACAAAGTTTCCATTTAGGAATGATAAAATATCCATATTATAATTTTTGAAAAGTAAAACGCATAAAAGTGTTCCTTATTGTTTTTTCACAAAGAATGCAACAATGGCGGAGGTAACTATTCCCATGGTCAAGGCTCCGAAAAACCCTTGTATAATATAACTGCCTAAGCTAAAGTAGCCCTCTGCGGCTTCTTGGCTCATTTTTCCCGTTTCTACGACATAGGCAATTACATTATTAAAATACTCCGGTGTAATAATAGTGCTGGTGATATATTGGGTAAGGGGGCTAAATACTGCTACAATTATACTGATGACAATACCACTGTTAAAGCCTTGTTTCCAACTCATTTTTCCATTAAAATCAGTCTTCCTTTTATCCAATAGTGCAAGTACGTAAATTACTATGGCAACAATGGCAAATAGGTTGGTGTAAATGGGGTGTTTCGCAATATGGACATCGTGTAAACCCACGGTTTTTTCCAAAATCATCCAAGCTAAGCTCGCAAGGACGAATCTAATGGCCCATTTTAACTCCAAGCGGAATTTTTTCATATGTAGGTATTTATTGTTTTTTAACGGTCGTACTTCGACTGCAATCAGTACAGGGATGTAAACCTACCTGCGGCAGGTAAACTTGCCTGACGACAGTCAGGTTCATATTTCTTCATTGGTATTTGCGACCAATATTCGGTCATGCTCATTTCATAATCTATATTATTTCTTGAATTTTTTTAGAGTGGTTTTGGTGTGTTCGGAAAGTGCTAATCTCCCGGTTATTTCTGCGCGGTTAATCAACAGGCTCTCCCAATTACTAGTGCCTTCCCATAGTACTTTTCGCCATTCTTGAAGTGCTTCAGGGTTGTATTTGGCCAAATTTTCCGTAAATATTTGTAGCTCTTTGTCCATAGAAGCTATGGTATTAAATACTTTGGAGAAGAGTCCTTTTTCCTGTGCCCAGTAAGCATTCTTCCATTCGGTTGGTGCTAGAGAAAGTTCGGACAATGCAGCAACCCCTATTTTGCGTTGAACCGCAGGTGCAATTACCAAGGGGGCAATTCCTATAGTAAGTTCCGATAATCGTATTGCGGCAGCTTCGGTTGCAAAAACATAATCGCAGGCCGAAATAATACCAAGGCCGCCACCTACAGTTTTTCCCTGTATCCTACCTACAATTACCTTTTTACAGCATCTCATGGCATTGATTAAGTGGGCAAAGCCACTAAAAAACACCTGTCCTTCCGCTATAGTACTTACCTGTGTTAATTGATCAAACGAAGCCCCTGCGCAAAAAGTACCATCGCCTTCCGATTTTAATATGATTACGGTGACCTCTGGATTTAGTGATAATTGATCAATAGCAGAAGTTACTCTTTCCAATAGCTCAAGTACAAATGAATTACTGGCAGGATGCCCAAATTCTACGGTAGCAATTCCGTTGACTATGTTGGTGTATAAACTCCCGTTTGTTCTAGTTGTTCCCATAATATATTGAATAGAGTGAAATCCCTAAGTGTTGGTTCAACATGGTGTTAGGATAAAAATAACATCACTGCCAATTGCTGGGGTTTCCATTTATTTATCATCCAAAATTAAACGTTTTGTAGTAGGGGACGAAACTTTCTTCGAAATTTCCAGACCAAGGCCCCACCGCGAATAAACATCCATAAGGTAAAGGCAATCCAAATACCGTATAAACCCCAGCCTAAATACATGCTAAGGAACAATATGGGAATAAACCCTAGGAAGGTTGCAATCAGTAAAATGTTTCTGAGGTATTTCATTTCGCCCAAACCTTTGAATAATCCGTCAAAAACAAAAGCGACCATATTCATGGGTAAAGAGAGGATCAGAATAAAGAATATGGAGTAGAAAGTTTCTAATACTGTAAAATCATTCGAAAAAATTCGGCCTATGGGATAGTAAAAAATAAAGCCCAGGGCCATGAGGGCCAAACTGACTATAAAGCCGTATTTCATTATTTTTTGAGCTAAAATCCATAATCCGTCATAATTGTTGGCCCCTAGAAGTTTTCCACCCAATATATTCCCTGCAGCCCCATATCCATCAATAAAAAAGGCTGAAAATAACCATAGGTTTATCGCTATGGTGTGGGCGCCAATATATTTATCACCCAAGTCTGTGGCCTCCCTAACGGCAAGTATCATCGCTATGTTAAGGGCCAATGCTCGCACAAATAAATTTAGGCTCATAACCACCAATCGCCCTAATTCTGGGTGCAACGGGAATTTAAGGGTCAAACTGATATCCGTTTTAGTCACCAATAGAATAAAGGCCATTATAGCCATGACCCCTTGAGCAATAAGGCTGGCCCAGGCAGCACCTTCCAAATATAGTGGGGAAATATAACCTTCAATGCCATAGACCAATATCACATCGAGGACAATATTTAAAACCGCACCTGTAATGGCAATTAACATGGGGTAATAGGTGTTTTGCAAACCGCGAAATATTCCCATTACAGCAAACACAAACAGGGTCAATGGAAAGCCCCAAACCCGGATGGAATAGTACGAAATACATAATTCCAAAATTTTTCCCTTCGCGTTTAACAACACGAATATTTCCTCTACAATAAATATAGTAGACAAGAGGATAATAAGGCTCATTACAATATTTAAAAAAATAGCTTGTGCGGGAAGGGATTGCACTTTATCCAATTTTCCTGCGCCTAAATATTGTGAAATAATGGCCGAAATGGCACTTCTAGTCTGTCCAAGGATCCAAATGAGCATAGATAAAAACGAGCCCACTATACCTGCAGCTGCAAGCGACTCCAACCCGTGTTCCGGGATATTGCCTACAATAGCGGTATCCGTAATAGACAATAAGGGTTCCGCAATCCCAGCGATGGTAGCGGGAATGGCAAGTTTATTGATCGATTTGAAATTTATGACGGTATTCAATGGAAAATGACTTTTATAATTTTAATTCGTAACAAATAAAAGGGTGTTCACTTTGTTTTGGAAAAAAAATACTACCCACTTTTTGGTAGCCCCGGGATTTATAGAAGGTGTTATTTCGTGTGTTTTGACTAAAAGTATCCAATCGCACCGATACTGAACCCTGATTTGCGGCATATTCCTCGGCGAAATCCATCAGAATTTTTCCATAACCTTTCTTTTGGTGTTTTGGATGTACGGCCAAGCGATGGATATACCTATTATTGTGGTTTGGGGTTAACCATGGAATTGAAAAATACTCCATATCCATATAGGATGAAATAACAATGATGCCTACGATATCTTGGTCCCCTTGCAACAAATAGAGTTCTCCCCTTTCAATATCCCTCTCAAATGCTTGAAGGGAGGGATAGCTTTCGTTCCATTGGTATATACCCTGTTCCACCATATTTTGTGCACAGGCTGCGGTGAGTTTAAGAATTTCGGGAATTTCCGATTTCTTTGCCAATTGAATCATGATTATGAGGGGTTTATTGAAATTGTAAATTTATAGTATTCATGTTTAATTGTCGGCCTTTGTGATACAAGAATATTTTCGGAAATATCTCGGTTTCCATAGGAGGGATATCTTGAAATGGTATAATAATCAATGAAGAGTATTCTAGTTCGCATAGGTGCTTCCGAAAATGAGGATATAACATTGCAATATGCAGTTGATATCACGACTGAAATAAATTGGTAAATTTGTGTGATTGAGGTGTGCTAATAGCCCCGGTACACAATTCTTTAGGCAAAGGAAAGCAGCGGCTAAATGAGCTGGTCAAAGAATATTTAAAGTCGACCATAGCAAGGGGTAAATGTCAAATGTGGACAAAAAAAATGGCCGTCTACAATGGTAATATTGCTGTGTTTTGGGGCCAATCATCCCGACCAGCTATTCGTTATTAGTAAAATAAGAGAGGTTTTTAAGAAATTATGGGAAAATAACACCATTTGGAAGTCGGAATTCTACTCACTTGTACCAGTTTTGGTGTTAAGTGTTAAAAAGGATTAAATATATTTGAAATAGCTGAAATTGTATTTTGATAATGCGATAAAAAGTATTTCCTTTGCAACGTTCTAAAAGGGGGATTAGCTCAGCTGGCTAGAGCGCTTGCCTGGCAGGCAAGAGGTCACCGGTTCGACTCCGGTATTCTCCACCAGAAAATATAAGGGTTTCAAGAGTTTTAACTTTTGGAACCTTTTTTATTTGCACTCAATTTTTTTGCTTTAGAAAACCTTTTAGGATCAAGCAATATTTTTGGGGAGTGCCATAAATTAGGCATATAATTTAGTTAGTCTAAACAAGAAAAACCTAACATCTCTTACCCCTCTGAACATTGCCCTGAACTCTTTAATTTTTGCATTAAAAGATTCCGCAGAAGCATTGGTACTCCTATTATTAAAATAGTTCAAAATCGGTTTGTAATGCATTTGTATAGACCTTGCTATGGTATTGAACGACTTAAAGTTTGAGTTTTCTACTTCGTTATACCAATGTGCCAATTTTAGTCTTGCTACATCCTTGTTCGTATTGTTTTCATAGATAAAGCATAATGCTTGGGCCAACTTATAAGCTTTTTCAATACTTGGGTATAGTTGAAATAATACTTCCGCTCTTTCTATTTGTCCCACAGTCCATTTGGTCTTTGATTTAAATAACAGATA
Encoded here:
- a CDS encoding MATE family efflux transporter — its product is MNTVINFKSINKLAIPATIAGIAEPLLSITDTAIVGNIPEHGLESLAAAGIVGSFLSMLIWILGQTRSAISAIISQYLGAGKLDKVQSLPAQAIFLNIVMSLIILLSTIFIVEEIFVLLNAKGKILELCISYYSIRVWGFPLTLFVFAVMGIFRGLQNTYYPMLIAITGAVLNIVLDVILVYGIEGYISPLYLEGAAWASLIAQGVMAIMAFILLVTKTDISLTLKFPLHPELGRLVVMSLNLFVRALALNIAMILAVREATDLGDKYIGAHTIAINLWLFSAFFIDGYGAAGNILGGKLLGANNYDGLWILAQKIMKYGFIVSLALMALGFIFYYPIGRIFSNDFTVLETFYSIFFILILSLPMNMVAFVFDGLFKGLGEMKYLRNILLIATFLGFIPILFLSMYLGWGLYGIWIAFTLWMFIRGGALVWKFRRKFRPLLQNV
- a CDS encoding enoyl-CoA hydratase/isomerase family protein; translated protein: MGTTRTNGSLYTNIVNGIATVEFGHPASNSFVLELLERVTSAIDQLSLNPEVTVIILKSEGDGTFCAGASFDQLTQVSTIAEGQVFFSGFAHLINAMRCCKKVIVGRIQGKTVGGGLGIISACDYVFATEAAAIRLSELTIGIAPLVIAPAVQRKIGVAALSELSLAPTEWKNAYWAQEKGLFSKVFNTIASMDKELQIFTENLAKYNPEALQEWRKVLWEGTSNWESLLINRAEITGRLALSEHTKTTLKKFKK
- a CDS encoding DUF4199 domain-containing protein, encoding MKKFRLELKWAIRFVLASLAWMILEKTVGLHDVHIAKHPIYTNLFAIVAIVIYVLALLDKRKTDFNGKMSWKQGFNSGIVISIIVAVFSPLTQYITSTIITPEYFNNVIAYVVETGKMSQEAAEGYFSLGSYIIQGFFGALTMGIVTSAIVAFFVKKQ
- a CDS encoding GNAT family N-acetyltransferase, encoding MIQLAKKSEIPEILKLTAACAQNMVEQGIYQWNESYPSLQAFERDIERGELYLLQGDQDIVGIIVISSYMDMEYFSIPWLTPNHNNRYIHRLAVHPKHQKKGYGKILMDFAEEYAANQGSVSVRLDTFSQNTRNNTFYKSRGYQKVGSIFFPKQSEHPFICYELKL